The Salvelinus fontinalis isolate EN_2023a chromosome 13, ASM2944872v1, whole genome shotgun sequence DNA segment taggaatatgggaccaaatactaaacttttgcatactttaatacacataagtgaattagTCCGAATATTTTAGGGGACTAtgtaaaaagtgctgtaatttccgATTCGGATGAAAATAGCCTCAAATTTAAGATGACAGTCTACCacttaacctcatagtcattgtatcatttcaaatccaaagtgctggagaacagagccaaaacaacaacaaaaaatgtcactATCCCAATAATTATGGAGGGCACTGTATAATTCATGCATGTCTAAGCCTGGTTTATATTTGTTGCTAATGAATCTCTGCTCTGCCAAAGGAAAGTTTTTGTGTACATATACAGaattaaatgtatatttttgcATAAAAAATTGAGTTCTTAATTCAAAACCAACTGTCTTACTATTTTGCTGGTTCAACTACAGAATAGTGACGAGGTATCTGGTGTGTTCAGGCTGACATTTAGGTTTAAATAGGTTTACTGGTTGCAATACTACtggatttacagttgaagtcagaaatttacatacaccttagccaaatacatttaaactcagtttttcacaattcctgacatttaatcctagtaaaaattccctgtcttaggtcagttaggatcaccactatattttaagaatgtgaaatgtcagaataatagtagagaaaatgatttctttcagcttttatttatttcatcacattcccagtgggtcagaagcttacatacactcaattagtatttggtagcattgcctttaaattgtttaacttgggtcaaatgttttgggtagcctttcacaatcttcccacaataagttgggtgaatgttggcccattccttctgacagagctggtgtaactgagtcaggtttgtaggccccctcgctcgcacatgctttttcagttctgcccacaaatgttctattggattgaggtcagggctttgtgatggccactccaataccttgactttgttgtccttaagccattttgccacaactttggaagtatgcttggggtcattgtccatttggaagacccatttgcgaccaagctttaacttcctgactgatgtcttgagatgttgcttcaaaatatccacataattttccctcatgatgccatctattttgtgaagtgcaccagtccctcctgcagcaaagcatccccacaacatgatgctgccaccctcgtgcgtcacagttgggatggtgttctttggcttgcaagcctccccctttttcctctaaacataacgatggtcattatgaccaaacagttctatttttgtttcatcagaccagaggacatttctcaaaaaagcacgatctttgtccccatttgcagttgcaaaccgtagtctggcttttttatggcgggtttggagcagtggcttcttccttgctgagcggcctttcaggtttgtcaatataggactctttttactgtggatatagatacctttgtacctgtttcatccagcatcttcaaaggtcctttgctgttgttctgggattgatttgtacttttcacacaagtacgttcatctctaggagacagaacgtgtctccttcctgagaggtatgacggctgcgtggtcccatggtgtttatatttgcatactattgtttgtacagatgaacgtggtaccttcaggtgtttggaaattgctcccaaggatgaaccagacttgtggaggtctaccattttttttcctgaggtcttagcggatttcttttgattttcccatgatgtcaaaaaAAGAGGCATTAAGTTTGAAGGtcgaccttgaaatacatccacaggtacaccatcaattgactcaaatgatgtcaattcgcctatcagaagcttctaaagccgtgacattattttctgacattttccaagatgtttaaaggcagtcaacttagtgtatcttctgacccactagaattgtgatacagtgaattataagtgatatattaggtctgtaaacaattgttggaaaaatgatttgtgtcatgcaaacagtagatgtcctaaccgacttgccgaaactatgttgttaacaggaaatttgtgtagtggttgaaaaacgagttttaatgactccaacctaagggtatgtaaacgtccaacttcaactgtacagtatcTGTTCTGTCTAGTTCCATGCGCTTGTTAGGGAGATGAAATACATGAATATGGTAGTAGTCATTATACATACCCAAGAAAATCATCTCTAAAGCATCTTTGAAACTATAGAAGGATGAATAGAACCTGTATAGGTCAAAATAAAGCAATCCTATGTAGATATTTCTCACCAGTGGCTGTGTATGTTCCACACGCCCTGTTCTCAGAGTGATTCTGACATGGTGCTTCTTGTCCAGCCATGTCTGGACCTGCCTCAGCTTGGTTAGAAGATCATGGCTACCAATGTCAGAGGAAACGGTAAGCTCCTTTACCTGCACAGGGCCTGTGGAGAGACCGAAGGTATGGTTTGGCTTTCAGAGATCAGACAGAGAATTCAGATATAACCACTGTATGCAATGCAgagatgtgaatgtgtgtgatgtAAAGGCAGTAGTTGTGTATGTGCTAAATATTACACACCTGTCTTGGCTTTCTGTTTCTCACGCAGTTTGAGCTGCTCCTCGTGGATCTGTTTGCCAGTCATTAGACGGTAGACAGGTGGATCTTTGTTTTCGTTGAGAGGGACCAGTTTAAGCCCATTCTCATCCATCAGTCTGAGGACATCAGCTCGATGCATGGTGCCCATGTTTTCGCCATTCTCATTGATCACCTGCAGGTGGCGCTGGTGGATCTTCCGGCCAATACTGCCAATGGTGGCACGGGCTCGGGGATCCTGCTTCTTCTTAGGCACCTGCCCCTCTTCAGTTTCATCCACTGTGGTGGACAGTGGAGACCATCCCCAAGACAACGATGCACTCACACATCTCCCATTGTATGATAGGAGCCCAGCCCCAGAGGCTGTTCTCCAGGAGTTGAGAGTTCCACCACAGACACCTCTAGATGCATGGCTCAGAGCCCACCTCAAACAAGCACTAGACATTCTGAGcagaacacagagagagcaggtgagagcGAGAGGGGTAAACAAACGTGAAACTAGGCATTATTATTCCCAAAAGTAAGTCACTTTAGTCTAGCAATTACGTTTAAAAGTCAGAAAATGCAAGTGAAAGACCATCAAAAACACACTGTTGACAAGCATGGGAACCTGGTTAGCTAAGCAAACAATAATTGACAAGGAGAAGTATCAGCCTCTACAGAACGTGCTGTACAGGGCTAGGAATACATACAGATCCGGCACGCGACAGTCAGCTTGTAGGCCGAAACACAGGAACAAAGAATAAGTAAGGACGCACGAAGAATTATAAACTTAGGTTTATATTGTACAATAATTCAATACATACGTATCGCCCCAAAACGGGAGGCGTTTGTTTCCATACTACATGAAAACGGGGTCCTGTCTCCTTAACAGTTCTTGGCGCAGCATGATGACGCAGTCGAAGAACAATGCTCTGAATTTGTAGTTTTAGATGTCGTTCGAACTAGTACCTTTCTTATTATATAACTTAGGCTATAATTAATAATGTGTAGGCCACTGCGCTACTAATACTAAGCTAGGCTACAGGCTGCTGTTGATTATAATAGCATGATCATGGGCTAGACTAATTGTTATCAAACTATGTTCTAAACAAACCTTGTGATTCCACATCTCATTGACATGGGATCTCATTGACATGGGATACATTTAAAATAATTTCCATTAATTTGGCTGACAATCGGAGATAATGACATAAGCGACGGGGTCTTAGACCAGTGCAGGCGTATTGCGCCTATCTGAACGTAACTAGGGTTGACACAGTTTGACTCGTCAGTACTCTGCTCTGCTCGTCTTTGTTTTGCATTTTGCTTATATATTAAGCCAATTCGATGTGTTTGTTCATGTTATAAATACCCTATGTTCCATCTATATTAGGTCACATCCTGCATGTGTTcttgattttaaaaaattaaaaaaattataggAGCTTGCTATATGTTCAAAGGCAGTGCGGCCTTTATTTAAAGCGTCCCTTTATGTGTTTAGTGTACTTTGAGAGATCTTAGTCAGGGAAGAAATCTGATTGATAGACAAATGTGCTTTTCTATATCTCTCAGAGGAGAGCCCTTTCAAAGGAGTAGGCaggaatgttttttgttgttgcgttGGATGTTTGCAAACATTGTAGGCCTATATGCTAAATGATATTATCTTCATTATTAAAATCCCACTAGGTAGCCCTAATGATCTGGATCGTAATTTCTGACACATAGGCTACTTGAAGAAGTCTGCAGTGATAGCCTAATTGTCAACAAAGTTGTAGAGAGGTTCAGTGGGCTCTGCGGTGTGGGGTTATTCCCTGCCCAGGCCTTAGTCTATAGAAACAGTAAATAGAGAGATTTTATAATCAGACGAGCAGCAGTTCATTTAATTAACAGCAAGATAattcccttgtgtgtgtgtgtgtgtgtgtgtgtgtgtgtgtgtgtgtgtgtgtgtgtgtgtgtgtgtgtgtgtgtgtgtgtgtgtgtgtgtgtgtgtgtgtgtgtgtgtgtgtgtgtgtgtgtgtgtgtgtgtgtgtgtgtgtgtgtgtcaactctggacctcgaagccagtttcACGCTTtatttcattgttcccctctaatcaaggACTGATTTAGACATGGGGTGCTATtagttatcaggtagaacagaacacCAGCTCAGTACCTCGTAGGGTAACAGTTGAATACCCCTGGCTAGGGCAAGGGGTGTTGAAAATAAGCTGCATTGCACTTTTTGTATAGTTAGGGGTTTTAGTCTTGAAGCCATGTATCTGCATCTGGAGAAAAAGTGAACTTAAACACAGGATGTAGTGAGGATTCTCAGTTTTGAATGATCTGTTTTACAATGACAATTTGAGGCCTCAATTAATCTGAAGTTTTATATCCGTTCAGTTTCTACAAACCAAACCATTCGTTTTTATAGGTTTCatgggctgcgtttacacaggcatccCAATTCTGATCATTTGCCCAATTACAGTCAAAAGatcagggcccggtttcccaaaagcatcttaaggctaaattAATTTTAGAACCATGGGTTTTAAAATGAATTTGGCTTTAATCtggttggtcaaaagaccaacaACTGCCTGTGTTAATGCAGCCTAAGTCTAGTAGCAGTGGGGAACTTATTAGTAGCCTATAAGCATTTTATGATGAGGAACATAGTAGGAAGCAAATTGCATAGGCTGTTTGCAGTGATGTGGTGTCCGGACACCTAAACGACATAATGATTCAACTCAACCATTCAGCAAGCCGGGCAATTGTCAAAATGTAGAGACGTGAGGGTAGGCCTACTAACTGCCAATGTTAAATAGAAGTCTATTTAAATAATCTGAACAAAAAAAGTGCATCGTTTGCGAGTAGCAGATGGATAATTGTACACGGTCGACTGATTGGAAAGAAAGATGCGCTCCCCGAAAGAGCATTCATGATTGAGAATGCGAGCGAGCTTATTTATTAATTAGCGCAGAAATTCTGCTTACTCGTGCTGGCAGCCCGCTTTGGATCGAAACCCCAACATAAAGGTAAGTTACCACACGAAAACGTTCCTGTATCCTCTCCAAACGGTACATAGTTTAAATCTGTCGTTTGGTCTTCATCCCAATGGTGGGACCTCCATGTGTGAGGCTGGTTTTCCCAAGGATAACAACCATGTTTCGGCAAATACACATATGCAGGTTATGTGGTGCTGACTAGCACCTGAATGAGCTGATGATTAACTGAAACGTAGcataacgccccccccccccccccccccctctctctcttgcaattcatgtctcaattaaTTAATACATTGCCAAAACATTTTAGGCTTATAGCTTAGAGCCAATGGTAATAATTGTTATGTCCTTCTTGATTGAAAACGTGAATAAAAAAATGCCAATTTGTTCATTTTCTGTCGCCGTATTAATCCCCCATTCAACTGATTCGTTTAGTAGTCTTAGAATTAGACTATTCTCACTTGCATCTGTCAATCATTTCCATTGTTTTGTAAGTTTGGTGATCTGACGTTGAGAAAGTTTGAAGCCACATGAAACGACTTTTAACAATATATTTCAGTATAAAACATATAATAGCCTATTCTTATTACTGTGAAATTATAATTCTTAATAATATAATTATTTAATGATGATAATATATATTGATGTTTGATATTATTCTACATAGTCACTCTTGTCCGACAGTGCTGCTCTGCTGTAAGCTATGGTATCTGCAGGTACATAACACTGAAAGGAAACTCCAAATAACAGTTTCAGTTTACAATGTTGTTATTAGGCTACTCCTCCTGTAAGTACATTGTAACAATTATTGTTATTATATGCGTTGTTACATTGTACTTAACCAACATTACATTGTACTTAACCATCATTAGACAACCCACTTGTAGGCTActtggttgggttaaatgtggaagacacatttcagttgaacacattcagttggacaactgactaggtatccccctttccctttcaaaaATAATAATTACAGTAACACTTTAAGTGTGTTCTAAATGTTGTCCAAATTCTGTATCTGCTGTGTATTTATACAGGTAGTTTAGTAACAGAATAAACGTACATTCCAACTATGATGCATCCTATGTTCAGAAATGATTTGCATTATTTTCATTATGTTGACAGATGGTACAAATGTTTTAACCCGCTAGCCTGTCCTATGTATTAATGTAAAACAGTAAACTCTGACAAACTGTCATAGTAAATGTCTTCATATACCGTTTGATTTAACGTGTATGATGAGTTACAGCATATCTCAACATTTTCAGATGATTACGTATTGTGACCTACTTGAGCAATCAATTACAAATTAAAGTGACAGTCACTTCTTAACCAAATATATGTAAGCTAGAAACAATTTTTTGTTGAGAGAAATGGTCATGAAAAATGTTTAAAATCATCAAATACCCCTCTCTCTTGAAATAGTACAAATTAATTGAGCACCTCAATGTTTTGTAGAGAGCTGGCAAAACAATTGTCCAGATTAGATTTTTAGAACCATAAAATTAACCAATTTTAGAATCTATCATTTTTTATAATCAAATGATCAATTATGTTTTTGCCTTTAAAGTTACTGAAATAGTCATTTTAAAATAGCACGACGGCAAAATAGCAAGATATCTGAATTTGTATTTACAGTTATCACCTGCTCATCataataaagatgagcaaaaaa contains these protein-coding regions:
- the mtif3 gene encoding translation initiation factor IF-3, mitochondrial, which gives rise to MSSACLRWALSHASRGVCGGTLNSWRTASGAGLLSYNGRCVSASLSWGWSPLSTTVDETEEGQVPKKKQDPRARATIGSIGRKIHQRHLQVINENGENMGTMHRADVLRLMDENGLKLVPLNENKDPPVYRLMTGKQIHEEQLKLREKQKAKTGPVQVKELTVSSDIGSHDLLTKLRQVQTWLDKKHHVRITLRTGRVEHTQPLDKTLEQMVQQIEGLVGFVSNPKVIRDGRAAMCILRPPSVKELKEMNRDAAAPATDTSSEPTTSPTVPPTDLTPDSQH